The Anoxybacillus flavithermus genome has a segment encoding these proteins:
- a CDS encoding methylmalonyl-CoA mutase: MAHIYRPKHHVRFVTASSLFDGHDAAINIMRRILQASGAEVIHLGHNRSVEEIVNAAIQEDVQGIAVSSYQGGHMEFFKYMYDLLQQRGAGHIRIYGGGGGVIIPREIKELHEYGIARIFSPEDGRRYGLQGMINIMMEECDFPTVKEITDEVERLANGDVQAVARLITVCENRVNTHSEVAATTEAVLQQVKAMAKRVPVIGITGTGGAGKSSLTDELVRRFLNEIPEKKVAILSVDPTKQKTGGALLGDRIRMNAISSPRVYMRSLATRSSRSELSLAIQDAIEVVKAAGFDLVIVETSGIGQGDAAIKDICDIAMYVMTSEFGAPSQLEKIDMIDYADLIVINKFERKGSEDAKRQVQKQYQRSHQLFDRDVSEMPVFGTIASQFNDPGTNTLFVALIDLINERMGTNWTTTLQKVDHVEKQNVIIPNERRHYLREIADTIRQYHKRVNEQCEIARRVFQLEGAIETMNERYHEQALAALQEAKRSYEEKLTPESRKLLASWEDVKKKYAAKEFVTKVRDKEIVTPLTTKSLAGLDIPKVALPKFKDYGEILRWLYKENVPGVFPFTAGVFPFKRQEEDPKRQFAGEGTPERTNRRFHYLCKDDPAKRLSTAFDSVTLYGEDPNERPDIFGKIGESGVSVCTLDDMKKLYKGFDLCDPLTSVSMTINGPAPIILAMFMNTAIDQQVEKKEAELGRKLTKEEYEQVKAQTLQTVRGTVQADILKEDQGQNTCIFSTEFALRMMGDIQQYFIDNRVRNYYSVSISGYHIAEAGANPITQLAFTLANGFTYVEYYLSRGMHIDDFAPNLSFFFSNGLDPEYTVIGRVARRIWAVAMREKYGANERSQKLKYHVQTSGRSLHAQEIDFNDIRTTLQALMALHDNCNSLHTNAYDEAITTPTEESVRRAMAIQLIITKEHGLTKNENPLQGSFIIEELTDLVEEAVLKEFERLDERGGVLGAMEMQYQRGKIQDESMYYEMKKHSGELPIIGVNTYLNPNAAVEEEIESLQLARASYEEKQLQLENLRKFHEEHKDEVEAALARLKHVAVSGGNIFAELMETVKVASLGQITKALYEVGGQYRRNM, translated from the coding sequence ATGGCGCACATTTATCGTCCAAAACATCACGTTCGTTTTGTGACGGCTTCAAGTTTATTTGATGGGCACGATGCGGCGATTAACATTATGCGTCGCATTTTACAAGCGAGCGGAGCGGAGGTCATTCATCTCGGCCATAACCGCTCCGTTGAAGAAATTGTAAACGCTGCCATTCAAGAAGATGTACAAGGAATTGCAGTTTCTTCATATCAAGGCGGTCATATGGAGTTTTTTAAATATATGTACGACTTATTGCAACAGCGTGGTGCAGGGCACATTCGTATTTACGGCGGTGGCGGTGGCGTCATTATTCCAAGGGAAATAAAAGAATTACACGAATACGGCATCGCCCGCATTTTCTCACCAGAAGACGGGCGTCGCTACGGATTGCAAGGAATGATTAACATCATGATGGAAGAATGTGATTTTCCGACCGTCAAGGAAATTACCGATGAAGTAGAGCGATTAGCGAACGGCGACGTTCAAGCGGTGGCGCGCTTAATTACCGTATGCGAAAATCGCGTCAATACTCATAGCGAAGTTGCCGCTACAACGGAAGCGGTTTTGCAACAAGTGAAAGCGATGGCGAAACGCGTACCAGTTATCGGAATTACCGGAACCGGTGGTGCGGGAAAAAGTTCGCTTACTGATGAGCTTGTGCGTCGTTTTTTAAACGAAATTCCTGAGAAAAAAGTGGCGATTTTATCGGTTGACCCGACAAAACAAAAAACGGGCGGTGCGTTGCTTGGGGATCGCATTCGTATGAACGCCATTTCTTCTCCGCGCGTATATATGCGCAGCTTAGCAACGCGTAGTTCACGTTCGGAATTGTCGCTTGCCATTCAAGACGCGATTGAAGTCGTGAAAGCGGCAGGTTTTGATTTAGTGATTGTAGAAACGAGCGGTATCGGGCAAGGGGATGCAGCAATTAAAGATATTTGCGATATTGCGATGTACGTCATGACGAGCGAATTTGGTGCCCCATCTCAGCTTGAAAAAATTGATATGATCGACTATGCCGATCTCATCGTCATTAATAAATTTGAACGCAAAGGGTCAGAAGATGCGAAGCGTCAAGTACAGAAGCAATATCAGCGAAGCCACCAATTATTTGATCGCGACGTAAGCGAAATGCCTGTATTCGGCACGATCGCAAGCCAATTTAACGATCCGGGAACAAATACGTTATTTGTCGCATTAATCGACTTAATTAATGAACGAATGGGCACGAATTGGACGACGACGTTGCAAAAAGTCGATCATGTTGAAAAACAAAACGTCATTATTCCGAACGAACGTCGCCATTATTTGCGTGAAATTGCCGATACGATCCGACAATATCATAAGCGCGTCAATGAACAATGTGAAATTGCTCGTCGCGTATTTCAGCTTGAAGGCGCTATCGAAACGATGAATGAGCGCTATCATGAACAAGCATTAGCAGCCTTGCAAGAGGCAAAGCGGTCATATGAAGAAAAATTAACGCCAGAGTCAAGAAAACTATTAGCTTCATGGGAAGATGTCAAAAAGAAATATGCCGCTAAAGAGTTTGTGACGAAAGTGCGCGATAAAGAAATTGTCACCCCGCTCACAACGAAAAGTTTAGCAGGTTTAGACATTCCAAAAGTCGCGTTACCAAAGTTTAAAGACTACGGAGAAATTTTACGATGGCTTTATAAGGAAAATGTGCCAGGTGTATTCCCGTTTACAGCAGGTGTGTTCCCGTTTAAACGGCAAGAGGAAGATCCGAAGCGGCAATTTGCAGGAGAAGGTACGCCAGAGCGAACGAATCGGCGCTTCCATTACTTATGCAAAGACGATCCGGCAAAACGGTTAAGCACCGCCTTCGACTCTGTGACGTTATATGGAGAAGACCCGAATGAACGTCCAGACATTTTCGGGAAAATTGGCGAAAGCGGCGTAAGCGTTTGTACGTTAGACGATATGAAAAAGCTGTACAAAGGATTTGATTTATGCGACCCACTTACATCCGTATCGATGACAATTAACGGTCCTGCGCCGATCATTTTAGCGATGTTTATGAATACGGCGATCGATCAACAAGTAGAGAAAAAAGAAGCAGAGCTTGGGCGAAAGTTGACGAAAGAAGAATATGAGCAAGTGAAAGCGCAAACGTTGCAGACAGTACGCGGAACAGTTCAAGCGGACATTTTAAAAGAGGATCAAGGGCAAAATACGTGCATCTTCTCAACGGAATTCGCTTTGCGTATGATGGGGGACATTCAACAATATTTCATTGACAATCGCGTTCGTAACTATTATTCTGTGTCGATTTCAGGCTACCACATTGCCGAAGCAGGCGCAAACCCGATTACGCAATTGGCATTTACGCTAGCAAACGGTTTTACGTACGTGGAATATTATTTAAGTCGAGGCATGCACATCGATGATTTTGCGCCAAACTTATCATTTTTCTTCAGCAACGGTCTCGATCCAGAATATACTGTCATCGGTCGCGTAGCCCGACGCATTTGGGCGGTTGCGATGCGTGAAAAATACGGGGCAAACGAACGAAGCCAAAAGTTGAAATATCACGTCCAAACATCAGGACGTTCGCTTCACGCGCAAGAAATTGACTTTAACGACATTCGTACAACACTACAGGCGCTTATGGCGCTTCATGATAACTGTAACTCATTGCATACGAACGCCTACGATGAAGCGATCACAACACCGACCGAAGAGTCTGTTCGTCGTGCGATGGCGATTCAGCTCATCATTACAAAAGAGCATGGATTAACGAAAAACGAAAATCCGCTACAAGGATCATTCATCATTGAAGAACTAACGGACTTAGTGGAAGAAGCAGTATTAAAAGAGTTTGAGCGCCTTGATGAGCGCGGTGGCGTGCTTGGTGCGATGGAAATGCAATATCAACGCGGTAAAATCCAAGATGAATCGATGTATTATGAAATGAAAAAACATAGCGGAGAGTTACCGATCATCGGGGTAAACACATATTTAAACCCGAACGCAGCGGTTGAAGAAGAAATTGAAAGCCTACAGCTTGCACGCGCATCATACGAAGAAAAGCAATTACAACTTGAAAACTTACGCAAATTCCATGAAGAACATAAAGACGAAGTGGAAGCAGCGCTCGCTCGTTTAAAACATGTCGCAGTAAGCGGTGGTAACATTTTTGCTGAGTTGATGGAAACAGTCAAAGTAGCAAGCTTAGGACAAATTACGAAAGCGTTGTATGAAGTCGGTGGACAATATCGCCGTAATATGTAA
- a CDS encoding two-component system response regulator, translated as MAGKILIVDDQFGIRILLNEVFKKEGYETYQAANGVQALDLFAKHSPDLVLLDMKIPGMDGVEILKKMKEMNENVKVIVMTAYGELDMIHETKKLGALTHFAKPFDIDDLRDAIKKYIG; from the coding sequence ATGGCGGGGAAGATTTTAATTGTGGACGACCAATTTGGCATTCGTATTTTATTAAACGAAGTATTTAAAAAAGAAGGATATGAGACGTACCAAGCTGCCAACGGTGTTCAGGCGCTCGACTTGTTTGCGAAACACTCCCCTGATTTAGTGTTGTTGGATATGAAAATTCCGGGGATGGACGGAGTAGAAATTTTAAAAAAGATGAAAGAAATGAATGAAAACGTAAAAGTTATCGTTATGACTGCTTACGGGGAACTTGACATGATTCATGAGACGAAAAAGCTCGGTGCGCTGACGCATTTTGCGAAGCCTTTTGATATAGACGACTTGCGTGATGCCATCAAAAAATATATCGGTTGA
- a CDS encoding UDP-N-acetylglucosamine 1-carboxyvinyltransferase, protein MEKLKIVGGDLLQGSVRISGAKNSAVALIPAAILANSPVVIEGLPNISDVHVLGQLIEEIGGAFHFDENEVVIDPSHIVSMPLPNGKVKKLRASYYLMGAMLGRFKKAVIGLPGGCHLGPRPIDQHIKGFEALGAKVTNEQGAIYLRAEELRGARIYLDVVSVGATINIMLAAVLAKGRTIIENAAKEPEIIDVATLLTNMGARIKGAGTDVIRIDGVEQLHGCRHSIIPDRIEAGTYMIIGAAMGKEMIIDNVIPQHLEAVIAKMREMGVVVETSDDQIFVATKEHLRAVDIKTLVYPGFPTDLQQPFTSLLTKASGTSIVTDTIYSARFKHVDELRRMNANVKVEGRSAIITGPSQLQGAKVRATDLRAGAALVVAGLMAEGVTEITGLEHIDRGYSNLVDKLANLGATIWREQMTEQEIEQLKNT, encoded by the coding sequence ATGGAAAAGTTAAAAATCGTTGGCGGTGACCTCCTTCAAGGTTCCGTGCGCATTAGTGGAGCGAAAAACAGCGCCGTCGCGCTCATTCCAGCCGCTATTTTAGCAAACTCACCTGTAGTCATTGAAGGATTGCCGAACATTTCAGACGTTCATGTGCTCGGACAATTAATCGAAGAAATTGGCGGTGCTTTTCATTTCGATGAAAACGAAGTCGTCATCGATCCGTCACATATCGTTTCTATGCCTTTGCCGAACGGAAAAGTAAAAAAGTTACGCGCGTCCTATTACTTGATGGGCGCGATGCTTGGACGGTTTAAAAAAGCGGTCATCGGTCTTCCAGGTGGTTGCCATTTAGGGCCGCGCCCAATTGACCAGCACATCAAGGGCTTTGAGGCGCTTGGGGCGAAAGTGACAAACGAACAAGGTGCCATTTATTTACGGGCGGAAGAGCTTCGCGGGGCACGCATTTATTTGGACGTCGTTAGCGTGGGGGCGACAATTAACATTATGTTAGCTGCCGTCTTGGCGAAAGGGAGAACGATTATTGAAAATGCGGCAAAAGAACCAGAAATTATTGACGTTGCGACGCTATTGACAAACATGGGTGCGCGCATTAAAGGGGCAGGAACAGACGTCATTCGTATTGACGGCGTGGAACAGTTGCACGGTTGCCGCCATTCCATTATTCCGGATCGCATTGAAGCGGGAACGTATATGATTATCGGTGCGGCTATGGGGAAAGAAATGATTATTGACAACGTCATTCCGCAACATTTAGAGGCTGTCATTGCAAAAATGCGTGAAATGGGCGTTGTTGTCGAAACGAGCGATGACCAAATTTTTGTTGCGACGAAAGAACATCTTCGTGCTGTCGATATTAAAACGCTCGTCTACCCTGGTTTTCCGACCGATTTACAACAGCCATTCACTTCACTATTAACGAAAGCGTCTGGGACAAGCATTGTGACAGATACAATTTATAGCGCCCGATTTAAACATGTCGATGAGTTGCGGCGCATGAATGCGAACGTAAAAGTCGAAGGGCGCTCAGCGATCATTACAGGTCCATCCCAACTGCAAGGAGCGAAAGTGCGCGCAACTGATTTGCGTGCAGGAGCTGCACTTGTGGTCGCGGGATTAATGGCCGAAGGGGTTACAGAAATTACAGGGTTGGAACATATTGACCGTGGCTATAGCAACTTAGTTGACAAACTTGCTAATCTTGGTGCAACGATTTGGCGCGAACAAATGACCGAGCAAGAAATCGAACAACTAAAGAACACATAA
- a CDS encoding DNA-directed RNA polymerase subunit delta gives MVWIFVVFIRWRKGVRKVSLEQYSQEQLREMSFVELAYLLLCEKKQTVSFQEMVEQLVAMKGLSESEVSARLAQFYTDLNVDGRFICVGETAWGLRSWYPYDQTEDEAVPVERVKKKKKVADDFDDFDDIIDEDELVYDDLDEELLDDEELLDDEFVLDEDEEVIDDLLDEELDLDDEPIDEELDVVDEELELEEDEEL, from the coding sequence ATGGTATGGATTTTTGTTGTTTTCATACGTTGGAGAAAGGGAGTGCGGAAAGTGAGTTTGGAGCAATACTCTCAAGAACAATTGCGAGAGATGTCTTTCGTCGAACTTGCGTATTTGCTATTGTGTGAGAAAAAACAGACGGTGTCATTTCAAGAGATGGTCGAGCAACTCGTCGCGATGAAAGGGCTATCTGAAAGTGAAGTAAGCGCACGACTAGCGCAGTTTTATACAGATTTAAACGTTGACGGCCGGTTTATTTGTGTTGGGGAAACGGCTTGGGGCTTACGTTCATGGTATCCGTATGATCAAACAGAAGACGAAGCGGTGCCTGTAGAACGCGTGAAGAAGAAGAAAAAAGTGGCGGATGACTTTGATGACTTTGACGACATCATCGATGAAGACGAATTAGTATATGACGACTTAGATGAAGAATTGTTAGACGATGAAGAGTTGTTAGATGATGAATTTGTATTAGATGAAGACGAAGAAGTGATTGACGACTTATTAGACGAAGAACTAGATTTAGACGATGAACCGATTGATGAAGAGTTAGACGTCGTCGATGAAGAATTAGAGTTAGAAGAAGATGAGGAATTATAA
- a CDS encoding fructose-bisphosphatase class II, translated as MERSLSMELVRVTEAAALAAARWMGRGKKDEADEAATSAMRDVFDTVPMKGTVVIGEGEMDEAPMLYIGEKLGNGYGPRVDVAVDPLEGTNIVASGGWNALAVVAVADHGNLLHAPDMYMDKIAVGPEAVGMVDINAPIIDNLKAVAKAKNKDIEDVVAIILNRPRHERIIAELREAGARIKLINDGDVAAAINTAFDHTGVDILFGSGGAPEGVLAAVALKCLGGEIQGKLLPQNDAELERCKKMGLDVNRVLRMEDLVKGDDAIFAATGVTDGELLRGVQFKGAYGETHSVVMRAKSGTVRFIEGRHSLKKKPNLVIK; from the coding sequence ATGGAAAGAAGTTTATCGATGGAGCTTGTCCGTGTAACAGAAGCCGCAGCACTAGCTGCAGCGCGCTGGATGGGGCGCGGCAAAAAAGATGAAGCGGATGAGGCGGCCACGTCTGCGATGCGCGATGTATTCGATACAGTCCCGATGAAAGGAACGGTTGTCATCGGTGAAGGGGAAATGGATGAAGCACCGATGTTATACATTGGGGAAAAGCTTGGCAACGGTTACGGCCCGCGCGTCGATGTCGCAGTCGATCCGCTTGAGGGAACAAACATTGTCGCCTCTGGTGGCTGGAATGCGTTAGCGGTCGTCGCTGTGGCGGATCATGGTAACTTGCTTCATGCGCCAGATATGTATATGGATAAAATTGCTGTTGGTCCGGAAGCGGTCGGCATGGTTGATATCAATGCTCCGATTATCGATAATTTAAAAGCGGTAGCGAAAGCGAAAAACAAAGATATTGAGGACGTTGTAGCCATTATTTTAAATCGCCCGCGCCACGAACGCATTATTGCGGAATTGCGCGAGGCGGGAGCACGTATTAAGCTCATCAATGACGGTGACGTCGCTGCTGCCATTAATACAGCGTTTGACCATACAGGTGTAGATATTTTATTTGGTTCAGGAGGCGCGCCAGAAGGGGTGTTGGCGGCTGTCGCGCTGAAATGTCTCGGCGGGGAAATACAAGGGAAGCTATTGCCACAAAACGATGCAGAGCTAGAGCGATGCAAAAAAATGGGGCTAGATGTGAACCGTGTATTGCGCATGGAAGATCTCGTGAAAGGGGACGATGCCATCTTTGCTGCGACAGGTGTGACAGATGGAGAGTTGTTAAGGGGTGTGCAATTTAAAGGCGCATACGGGGAGACGCACTCTGTCGTTATGCGGGCGAAATCTGGCACAGTTCGTTTCATTGAAGGGCGTCATAGCTTAAAGAAAAAACCGAATCTCGTCATTAAATAA
- a CDS encoding fructose-1,6-bisphosphate aldolase, class II, whose translation MPLVSMTEMLKQALAGKYAVGQFNINNLEWTQAILAAAEEEKSPVILGVSEGAARYMGGFKTVVNMVKGLMEDMNITVPVAIHLDHGSSFEKCKAAIDAGFTSVMIDASHHPFEENVEITSKVVEYAHARGVSVEAELGTVGGQEDDVVAEGIIYANPDECEELVKRTGIDCLAPALGSVHGPYKGEPKLGFKEMEEIRDRTGVPLVLHGGTGIPTEQIQRAISLGTSKINVNTENQMAFTKVVREVLAKDEKVYDPRKFLGPGRDAIKETVIGKMREFGSSGKAL comes from the coding sequence ATGCCTTTAGTTTCAATGACGGAAATGCTTAAACAAGCATTGGCAGGCAAGTATGCGGTCGGTCAATTCAATATTAACAACTTAGAATGGACGCAAGCGATTTTAGCGGCGGCGGAAGAAGAGAAATCTCCTGTTATTCTCGGTGTGTCTGAAGGGGCGGCTCGCTACATGGGCGGTTTTAAAACAGTTGTGAACATGGTGAAAGGGTTAATGGAAGACATGAACATTACTGTTCCTGTTGCCATTCACCTTGATCACGGTTCAAGCTTTGAAAAATGTAAAGCGGCGATCGATGCTGGATTTACATCAGTCATGATCGATGCATCGCATCATCCGTTTGAAGAAAACGTTGAAATTACATCAAAAGTTGTCGAGTACGCTCATGCGCGTGGCGTATCGGTTGAAGCGGAGCTCGGAACAGTTGGTGGACAAGAAGATGACGTTGTGGCAGAAGGGATCATTTATGCAAATCCAGATGAGTGCGAAGAGCTTGTGAAGCGCACAGGCATTGACTGTTTAGCGCCAGCGCTCGGTTCTGTACATGGTCCATACAAAGGAGAACCGAAATTAGGTTTTAAAGAGATGGAAGAAATTCGTGATCGTACAGGTGTACCGCTCGTATTACACGGTGGCACAGGTATTCCGACAGAGCAAATTCAACGTGCCATTTCGCTTGGTACATCAAAAATTAACGTCAATACAGAAAACCAAATGGCGTTTACAAAAGTTGTGCGCGAAGTATTAGCAAAAGATGAAAAAGTGTACGACCCGCGCAAATTCCTCGGCCCTGGCCGCGATGCGATTAAAGAAACAGTGATTGGCAAAATGCGCGAATTCGGTTCTTCTGGCAAAGCGTTGTAA
- a CDS encoding CTP synthetase, with protein MTKYIFVTGGVVSSLGKGITAASLGRLLKNRGLKVTIQKFDPYINVDPGTMSPYQHGEVFVTDDGAETDLDLGHYERFIDINLNKYSNVTTGKIYSTVLKKERRGDYLGGTVQVIPHITNEIKERVFRAGRETNADVVITEIGGTVGDIESLPFLEAIRQIKSDVGRDNVMYIHCTLVPYIKAAGEMKTKPTQHSVKELRSLGIQPNVIVVRTEMPMSQDMKDKIALFCDIDPKAVIEARDADTLYAVPLMLQEQKLDQIVCEHLKLNCNEADMTEWVALVEKVRNLSNKTTIALVGKYVELQDAYISVVEALRHAGYAFDADIDIRWINSEHVDRNNVAQLLQGVNGILVPGGFGDRGIEGKIEAIRYAREQRIPFLGICLGMQLASVEFARHVVGLKGAHSAEIDPSTPHPIIDLLPEQKDIEDLGGTLRLGLYPCKLVEGTKAYDAYQDEVIYERHRHRYEFNNEYRTMMEENGFVFSGTSPDGRLVEIIELKDHPWFVAAQFHPEFTSRPTRPQPLFREFIRASLQK; from the coding sequence ATGACAAAATATATTTTTGTAACAGGTGGCGTTGTATCATCGCTCGGGAAAGGAATTACGGCTGCTTCACTCGGGCGCTTATTAAAAAATCGCGGGTTGAAAGTGACCATTCAAAAATTTGATCCGTACATTAACGTTGACCCAGGAACGATGAGTCCGTATCAACATGGAGAAGTGTTTGTCACAGATGACGGAGCGGAAACAGACTTAGATTTAGGGCATTACGAGCGCTTTATTGACATTAATTTAAACAAATACAGCAACGTCACAACAGGAAAAATTTATTCCACCGTATTGAAAAAAGAACGTCGCGGCGATTATTTAGGCGGAACGGTACAAGTCATCCCTCACATTACGAACGAAATTAAAGAGCGTGTGTTTAGGGCAGGACGTGAAACGAATGCAGATGTCGTTATTACTGAAATCGGTGGAACGGTTGGCGACATTGAATCTCTCCCGTTTTTAGAGGCCATTCGTCAAATTAAAAGCGATGTCGGTCGCGACAATGTGATGTACATTCATTGTACACTTGTGCCGTATATTAAAGCGGCAGGTGAAATGAAAACGAAACCGACGCAACATAGCGTCAAAGAATTGCGCAGCTTAGGCATTCAGCCAAACGTCATCGTCGTGCGCACAGAAATGCCGATGTCTCAAGATATGAAAGATAAAATTGCTTTGTTCTGCGACATCGATCCGAAAGCGGTTATTGAAGCGCGCGATGCCGATACGTTATACGCTGTACCACTTATGCTTCAAGAGCAAAAATTAGATCAAATTGTTTGCGAACACTTAAAACTAAACTGCAACGAGGCGGATATGACAGAGTGGGTTGCGCTTGTTGAAAAAGTTCGCAACTTATCAAACAAAACGACGATTGCGCTCGTTGGAAAATATGTTGAACTACAAGATGCGTATATTTCTGTCGTCGAAGCGTTACGTCATGCAGGATATGCCTTTGATGCGGACATCGATATTCGTTGGATTAACTCTGAGCATGTCGATCGAAACAACGTCGCTCAGTTGCTTCAAGGGGTAAACGGTATTCTCGTTCCGGGCGGATTTGGCGACCGAGGTATTGAAGGAAAAATTGAGGCGATTCGCTATGCGCGTGAACAGCGCATCCCATTCCTTGGCATTTGTTTAGGTATGCAGCTAGCGTCTGTCGAGTTCGCTCGTCATGTCGTCGGCTTAAAAGGTGCGCATTCAGCGGAAATCGATCCAAGCACACCGCATCCAATTATTGACTTATTGCCAGAACAAAAAGACATTGAAGATTTAGGCGGGACGCTTCGCCTCGGTTTGTATCCGTGCAAGCTTGTGGAAGGAACGAAAGCGTACGACGCGTATCAAGATGAGGTCATTTATGAACGTCATCGCCATCGTTATGAGTTTAACAATGAGTACCGCACGATGATGGAGGAAAATGGTTTCGTCTTTTCAGGTACAAGCCCAGATGGCCGTCTTGTCGAAATTATCGAGTTGAAAGATCACCCATGGTTTGTTGCGGCGCAGTTTCATCCAGAATTTACATCTCGTCCAACGCGTCCACAGCCGCTGTTCCGCGAGTTTATTCGCGCATCGTTACAAAAATAA
- a CDS encoding fructose-6-phosphate aldolase — MKFFIDTANIDEIRHAHELGILAGVTTNPSLVAKENVSFHDRLREITSLVSGSVSAEVIATDAEGMIAEGEELAKIAPNITIKVPMTPEGLKAVKVFSEKGIKTNVTLIFSANQALLAARAGATYVSPFLGRLDDIGHNGLDLIETIANIFAIHDIDTEIIAASIRHPQHVTEAALKGAHIATVPYNVLMQLFKHPLTDQGIEKFLADWNKANQK; from the coding sequence ATGAAATTTTTTATTGATACAGCGAACATTGATGAAATTCGCCACGCCCATGAACTTGGCATTTTAGCGGGAGTAACGACAAACCCGAGCCTCGTCGCAAAAGAAAACGTATCGTTCCACGATCGTCTTCGTGAAATTACTTCTCTCGTTTCTGGCTCCGTTAGCGCCGAAGTCATTGCTACAGATGCAGAAGGAATGATTGCAGAAGGGGAAGAATTAGCGAAAATCGCCCCAAACATTACAATTAAAGTGCCGATGACACCAGAGGGACTAAAAGCAGTTAAAGTGTTTAGCGAAAAAGGTATTAAAACAAATGTGACGCTTATCTTTAGCGCTAACCAAGCGTTATTAGCGGCACGCGCTGGTGCGACGTACGTATCGCCGTTTTTAGGCCGTTTAGATGATATCGGTCATAACGGTTTAGACTTAATTGAAACGATCGCCAACATTTTTGCGATTCACGACATTGACACAGAGATTATCGCTGCGTCCATTCGTCATCCACAACATGTGACAGAAGCCGCATTAAAAGGAGCGCACATTGCGACCGTTCCTTACAATGTACTTATGCAACTATTTAAACATCCGTTAACAGACCAAGGCATCGAAAAGTTTTTAGCAGACTGGAACAAAGCAAACCAAAAATAA